Within the Nicotiana tabacum cultivar K326 chromosome 11, ASM71507v2, whole genome shotgun sequence genome, the region gataacaagaataaaacataagggaatacttaacatatgaagacccaacatgatatacaaactaatatatgtgacatacgggcctataaggccgacacgaccattagtaaactcgaaacatagaccgacaaggccatacaattatccatacacctgacatctgtctacaagcctctaagagtacatcaaatcataaaggtcgggacagggtcccgccataccaatcaatacatatccaaagcatactgaccaaagaggcaactccggagcaagtggagtgcaccaacaccttcgttgagctgatagcctactaggaggactgtcaacctatcaattgggacctgcgggcatgaaatgcagcgtccccaggcaaaagggacgtcagtacgaataaagtaccgagtatgttaggcaggaaagcataaacaagaacagtaatgtaaagagagagatagaggagatacaacctgtaacatcagagtgcctctgggggttactgatatgaaatgcataatacatatatatacataaactttttaaaacattcgcctctgtgggcatcatcatcatcatatcgtacccggcctcaaagaggactcggtaaaagcgtacccgaccatcataaggttcggtagaatcgtacccggccacgtggagctcggtaaacccaactgatcagtggttgcacaataggtgccgtacccggccgactatagagcggctcggtagagtaaaatagatactatatataatgcatgctagactcatggaatcaccttctaaaccttttggagtgacttaagaacactatagacatccataccctcaatatgaaccttagtaggattcaaggatcatacacgcttgcttagaataattttataaggaaagaacaacatggacaaccttagttgctaggagtagatccgttatgaaatagcgtattcattacactttagatcatgccaaaagaaagaagaaagtgccttaacataccttaaacccgttgagtccttaatcacttccaagcaactcttcaaacaagtcaactcaatctatcatagtataaggagattcaaaatcagtgctgagcaaaggctaagtctatgacttaagctagtagctcgtttacgtaaattttggaagcatctcccttgtaacaagggcctcctccaataccatatacaaacaacaatgaccagagcaatccatcaatacataattatcaatatcaagacaccatataacaacaacaagtcacaactacattacgacgagcgagacaagctccgattggaatccgtataccccttatcaatccttatagacttcttacttcaacataaaagtatcattaacatgataatgaagtcattaatcaatgattccatccttaaaccatatatttataacaacgaaaataatccacaacttcaactatcctcaattagcaactttattcactagttcatgtctagcccatccatttaacttaatcaacatcaagataaccttaggcacaagcaagatcacaatatacataccttatacagtaacttcaagtcaaaatccaagttatattcagtttacaacaacccttaatagcaatacaacaccatagaagtgacttaagctaatccaagtattatcttgtagtttattatcctaacaacttaaccaacatacaagcaagattaagcacaattagtaggctgttatactcaccttagacagcagcaaaaacttggaatttcatccaaatacagcccacaacaatcctcaatgaaaacacaacctcaaagaggtgttgttcttcactagaactaagttttgatgttgaaatatggtgtaatcactttggaatcacttcaaacccttgtggtatatgtttaggaggattaggagaagtttggagacgaagttTAGTTGAAAAattagcaaaaataggcgtccaaatcgtttataaattgaagtaggtcaaccaccgcctaagtgggtcccattgagaactgcttgcgcggtctcgcaaaaacgtaaatatctctctactccaatgttgtattgatgaacggtttaatgagttagaaactagaattgtagaccttcaattttgtatatagaacaccccatgattccaagtatatttggagaaattctcagatacatttgacctaaatttcagcaaatttatgaatgtaacttgtgatgacctttgccaactcttgttccacaacttgcttgctttcaaaatgtagaaagtgaatatcatacgactaaaataactcatagaataaacttcttatcatgttaagaaccctagtctcaccccaaagtacatgttataacattcgatacttgtcgactttcgacgaaacttattttcttcaattggtttagcttctaagatttccaaccctcttggtactcgttattcatgatcttaaatatttgtaacctccaaggtaacatgattaacttactttgtttgcttccaaatagaatctcatttccgaggttacatcaatgacttacgacgtactctcacgtatgaaaacttggggtgtaacagttTGTGACGTGTAATGTCAGCCTGGTGTTTGTGAATAGTATATTGAATCTGTTGAACTCATTTTTTTGTCATCCAGTAAGTATGGCTAATCTGGGAAATGGTTTGGGTTGGCCAACTGACGTAGTCTACAGAACCAGGCTTGGGCTGCGGTCCATCCCTCTCTTCTTAAGCCCTTAACTGGATAGCAATGGTCAATGACAACATGATGCAATAACTGTTTTAATCAGCATGATTCAATAAATGTCTTCATTTCATGGTTGACATTAAAAATCCCGGTAAGCAAGAACAAGCACCTGTATTGCTGCCATTTCTTGCAGTACAATAACTATTTACACTACAGAATCCGCTGGCTTGGCATTGATTTTGTAACGATGACCAATTGATTTCCAAGCTCGATTCATCTCTGCCTTCAAAACTGTGTGTATAAGCCTAAAAATACAATCAGGATCAAAAGTAGCGTGATAAATCACTGTCTTATTTGGTGTTCGAGTTGAGCTATTTGCTATTTCAttcacttgaaaaccaaaaccattAGAAGCATTCCCAATTGCAGTAAATCAATCACCTATTGGTTGACTCGTTTATTTGCAGAAAATATCCGAAACCAATACAGAGAATCGAAATAAGTTGAAGTGTCTGCACACTGTTGGCAGGACACCTTTTGCTCTAATTCGCGAGGTTTGATgttttatctttcttatttttttttaaattatgaacttgCTAACTTTATATGGAAAGATTCTTATACCTATTTTTATGTAACtaggaaaaaaagaaggaaatctCTGATACTTCAGATACTCTATCAAGTAAGGACATTTTTATGgctacaagaaaaagaaaacttggCCGAGTATACAAAAGCTCATATGACAATACGATTAGTAAAATTGTACAAAATTTCTAATTTAAAGTTTGTCGTGATTATTTATTTGTTCTTAATTATTGATTCAATTTTAGTTACTTAAAACTCTTTTCTCTCGTATTTGGTTTGTAGGCTAAAATTGAGAGAATACAATCAACTCAGAAAAGTGAAGATGGCAGTCATTTAGTTGACGCTTTTGCTTTAGCCATGGGACTTGAACATCCAGGTAGCGTGAGATTGTATGGATGAGGGGTTACCAAGACTTTGTTAAAAGGACAAACATGGAATCTTGGATCTTCTTTAGATGCTGATGAGAGGATGCAGTAGAAAATAGAGGAAATGGAAGAGAGGATGCAACAAAAAATGCATGAAAAGTTGAACGAACAAAAGGATGCTATGGAAAAAAATATTACAATGAATGTCATTGCACGACTTCAGCGTCTGAACCCGGAACTTGATCCTGGCATGTTAAGGTTCAGTGCACGTTCACCTATAAATGTTTCCTCTACACAACAAGCTACTGTTCAACTAAACAATCGACCATCTGCTGGTAGTAACAATCAAGGTCAGTACGTACCAAATGTTATACAtctttttctatttcttcttctcCTCTTTCCTTGCTTGGGATTTTGCTTTGGTTCAAGGCAGAGTGGATATGGTAATATCCTTTTTCTATTTAGTAGGAGTATATGAATAATACTATGAGGATTCAGCATGTCTGCGCATAGTTTCTTGATAATTTGCTGATATTACCGTTTTTCTTTACTGGGCCGTTTGATTCTTGATTTTTCAATTCCCGATTAAAAAGTTAACTTTAAACAAACATTAATTATTATTTCTATGCACAGGTTTATGGGTTTTGTATGATTTGCTGAATTTGCCATTCCTTTATGCTGGGTAGTTTAACTTTTGATTTTCTAATCCCCTTAATACTCACTGACTGAAATGAAATAATAAGATTGTGAAAGTTCCTATTCTACTAGTCAAATATTGAATGGAGAAGCTGCTAAAGTTATTGGAGAAGTACAAGCACTAATAATTTTCCCCATCATTCCATATGCTATCCTAGCAATCTTCTACATGTTTTGGTTTTTAGCTGCACTTCATCTTTTTAATTCTGGATGAATTGTCCAGAATGATTGCAACACCAACTGTTGTGCGTATGATCATAAATCAAAAAGAGTGAGTTGCGATCATTGTTGTGGATACACTCTGAACTTTTCGATACTTTGCTTGTACAAGAATTATAGCTGTAGCTAGTCTCATGGTACACTTTATTGTTTTTAAACAAGTTTTTGTCATATGGAGAATTGAACTCAAATTCCTAAAAGAAAATCACATTGAGAACTCAAGAAATGGATGAGatccatcaaaattattttgcttAAAGTATTAAATATTGCCCTGCACATACAATTAATTATAAGCTCTTGAATGGTAATAACTTTATTTATCCTCTTTTGTATGTGGAGTAGATCAGGAAATGAATGATGAAGACGATGTAGAACTAGACCTTACATGAAATGAATTTTCAATTGTTATAGATGAATGTTCTAGGAATCTTTTGTTACCAACATTTTTGAACTTATTTACTCTCTTGAAAGGTACTAAACTTATGCACTGATGGAGTAAAATATTTGCTTTATGGATATTATTTGTTTGAtggataattttttattaataatagtTTCATTTTATGATGTATTTAAATTTGAgtattattataatttattatatgtataaatatttatttataacaaGTGTTATATTTTGGTTTTAACTGTACTGATACAATAGCCTACCAGAACCGTTGCAATAGGACATAAATGGCATTCCAGTAGACAATGTAAACTGTTGCAATAGGTCCCATAAACTATTCCAAATGATCTACAAACCGTTCCAAATAAAAATATAACCATTACGATAGCCTAAACAAATCGTGGCTATATCCAACATAACCATAGCAATAGCTTATATAAGTGTTACTTTAAATAATATGGTAATGGTTTAAAACCGTTGTATAAACAATATAGTAACGGTTTAAAACCGTTCCAATTGAAGAATATAACCGTTTCGATAGAGAAAGGGAAAACTGTTGCGATAGACGTATCTACTATCACGGCGATGCAAACCGTTGCAAGAACCGTTCCAGTAGACCTATGGGTATGCCGGCTGATGTGACGGTCTTTAAACCGTCCCAGTATCCCTATGGCAATGGTTTGGTAGTCTATGGGAACGGTGTTTCAAACGTTACCATAGACCAATTTTCCAGTAGTGCActaaggaccgcacctgcgggactGCAGATGTGGGTCTGGACCGTAGAAGCGGAGTTGTCACGGTTCAGTGAAAACTGtacctgcgatggtttttccgcaggtgtGGCATCGCAGAAGCAACTTGGGTACCGCAGTTGtggaaatcactgggcagaaaataTATAAGCATCACTTCACGAATTTTTagtcgattttggagcttcaagctgtgatttcaagagggaatAAAGTGTATTCagagaggtaagctacttggTCTTTGCATCTTGTGTTTATGATAATTaatccattgtttaatcatgaaattggtggaaaaattagagaagaaattgggaaattagggcttgaaatgagagagtttaaattggggatttgaggggccatttgaggtccgattttgatgattttggtatgtatagactcataaGAGGATAAAGAGTCTagtgttgtgatttttatcgaattctgagacgtgtgcccgggggtcgggtttgacccgttttgggatttttgagataatttgataattttcatgtagGATTTGTTCCTTTGGCatgtattgatgttatgattctgattttggatagattcaggGTGATTTGAGGctgaatcgagaggcaagggcattgcggagtaggttTTTgtctggttcgaggtaagtaacgattgtaaatttttacctgagggtatgaaaccctggaacTTCGTTCtatttgataaatgaggtgacgcacatgctaggtgacgggcatgtgggcgtgcatcCGTAgatattgtgacttggtccgtcccttGGCAACTAAAGAGTTGTATATTTTGATAAACTTTATATGAAATTTATGTGTTTAGAGATAATTCTGTTAacttgggctaaatgccatgttTAGGGCCTTGTGCCTTACTGATTGGACCCTCAAgggtattttactactttcctcacacTATTATGATTCAATAGCATATCCTCAGTCTTGATTTTTACCTGTTTTTTTTATTCAGTTTCATTACTATGTTttaaatatgtgaaagttgtttgGTTTGAGTTCCCTAATTTTTTTTACTGAGATACCCGAGTGGCTgcgaggttgatgactgagagaggccgagggcctaatggtgaggattatatatttatggatcgggctgcacgctgcatcaatatatatatatatatatatatatatatatatatatatatatatatatggatggatcgggctgcacgccgcagcgatatagcgcttgggctgtaggagcccctccggagtttgcacacccctagtgagcagtcgactatatatatttacggatcaggttgcacgtcgtagcagttattattatgagatagtTGTTGAGCGGGagtactgagtgtgagtgcttaTTGACGAGAGTTGAGTTACGAGTAACAAAGAGGCTTGCCCGATAGGCCATatatatgagtgatactttgcccgagggCCTTGTTATGAAATTACAGTTTTCACTCTTTTTTTGTACTAAGCCTTTAATGAAAAGTGTTGAGTAaatgttttaaataactttcattgaaactggagtttttactAGATGTTCGGAAATTGAACTACGGATTTGACTTTGTTATTTCTATTGAAATTCTATGTTAGACTATGTATATGATTTAAATGCTTGTTACAacactcagcctttatttactttggttacttactgagttggcgtactcatgttacttcctgcaccttgtgtgtatcCAGTGCCAGAGTATCCGAGTGAGAGCATCCAACAGCTTCTGAGTATTTTtccggaga harbors:
- the LOC107768932 gene encoding uncharacterized protein LOC107768932 isoform X1, with the protein product MENRLVDIPESHFKDLLKYWNSNHHKKISETNTENRNKLKCLHTVGRTPFALIREEKKKEISDTSDTLSSKDIFMATRKRKLGRVYKSSYDNTISKIAKIERIQSTQKSEDGSHLVDAFALAMGLEHPGSVRLYG
- the LOC107768932 gene encoding uncharacterized protein LOC107768932 isoform X2, with amino-acid sequence MEERMQQKMHEKLNEQKDAMEKNITMNVIARLQRLNPELDPGMLRFSARSPINVSSTQQATVQLNNRPSAGSNNQVPEYPSESIQQLLSIFPEIARSR
- the LOC107768932 gene encoding uncharacterized protein LOC107768932 isoform X3, whose amino-acid sequence is MEERMQQKMHEKLNEQKDAMEKNITMNVIARLQRLNPELDPGMLRFSARSPINVSSTQQATVQLNNRPSAGSNNQVPEYPSESIQQLLSIFPEIAR